In Myxococcus stipitatus, the following are encoded in one genomic region:
- a CDS encoding flavin monoamine oxidase family protein — protein sequence MKRLNRMGALASVSLSRRSLLKWPAAAGVLSVLGSREGEAHPRSREVDVAVVGAGLSGLSAARMLVRSGCRVVVFDARDRVGGRTLNQHTVGNRPVDGGGQWIGGSQARVMALADELGIQRIPQHVKGLRVAHVNGARVTFERELPSAETLHVQGVLESLSRQVPLDAPWSAPGAATLDARSVADWLHANNVGEEAYGAVAATIGTTLSASPEDTSLLWFLFYLHSAGGFTELNEGAQQYRLEGGAQALSLRLAEELSGSIVLGAPVRRIRGWCMDAVSVHSDAGTVRARRAIVAMMPKDMQRIDFTPELPRQRDALQRYWGASSGFKVHLVYDRPFWREEGLSGMGFTDSGGVEMTFDSAPVDGAAGVLLAFVSPAVARLPMAVRRERVIEDVVKLFGEQARTPRDYLEQDWARETWTAGCVSPLPPGLISSWGHALKAPAGRVHWAGTETSGVWCGYLDGAIRAGERAAVEVLSLL from the coding sequence ATGAAACGCCTCAATCGGATGGGTGCCTTGGCTTCGGTTTCGCTGTCGCGGCGTTCGTTGTTGAAGTGGCCCGCGGCGGCCGGTGTGCTCTCCGTGCTGGGGAGCCGGGAGGGGGAAGCGCATCCCCGGAGCCGGGAGGTGGATGTCGCTGTCGTGGGCGCGGGGCTGTCTGGCCTGAGCGCGGCACGGATGCTGGTTCGCTCGGGGTGCCGTGTCGTGGTGTTCGACGCGCGGGACAGGGTCGGGGGCCGCACGTTGAACCAGCACACGGTGGGCAACCGCCCGGTGGATGGTGGCGGGCAGTGGATTGGTGGGAGCCAGGCGCGGGTGATGGCGCTCGCGGATGAGCTGGGCATCCAGCGGATTCCCCAGCACGTGAAGGGGCTTCGCGTCGCCCACGTCAACGGGGCGCGTGTCACGTTCGAGCGGGAGCTTCCGAGTGCGGAGACCCTCCACGTCCAGGGAGTCTTGGAGAGTCTCTCGAGGCAGGTTCCGCTCGATGCGCCATGGAGTGCTCCAGGGGCCGCGACGTTGGACGCGCGGAGCGTCGCGGACTGGCTCCACGCGAACAACGTCGGGGAAGAGGCGTATGGCGCGGTGGCCGCGACCATTGGCACGACGTTGAGCGCCAGTCCGGAGGACACCTCACTGCTCTGGTTCCTCTTCTATCTGCATTCCGCGGGGGGCTTCACGGAGCTCAACGAGGGGGCGCAGCAGTATCGGCTGGAGGGGGGCGCGCAGGCGCTCTCGCTGCGGCTCGCGGAGGAGCTGTCGGGCAGCATTGTGTTGGGGGCTCCGGTCCGCCGCATCCGGGGATGGTGCATGGACGCGGTGTCGGTTCATTCAGATGCGGGCACGGTGCGGGCACGCCGGGCCATTGTCGCGATGATGCCCAAGGACATGCAGCGCATCGACTTCACGCCGGAGTTGCCGCGCCAGCGCGATGCCCTCCAGCGGTACTGGGGGGCGAGCTCTGGCTTCAAGGTGCACCTCGTCTACGACCGTCCCTTCTGGAGAGAGGAGGGGCTCTCGGGGATGGGCTTCACGGATTCGGGCGGCGTGGAGATGACCTTCGACAGCGCGCCCGTGGATGGCGCGGCGGGGGTGTTGCTGGCCTTCGTGAGCCCCGCGGTGGCCCGGTTGCCCATGGCGGTCCGGCGCGAGCGTGTCATCGAGGACGTCGTGAAGCTCTTTGGAGAGCAGGCCCGGACGCCACGGGACTACCTCGAGCAGGATTGGGCGCGAGAGACGTGGACGGCGGGCTGCGTGTCGCCCCTGCCTCCGGGGCTCATCTCGTCATGGGGCCACGCGCTCAAGGCTCCGGCTGGGAGAGTCCACTGGGCGGGCACCGAGACGTCGGGCGTCTGGTGTGGCTATCTCGACGGGGCCATCCGGGCGGGAGAGCGCGCCGCGGTCGAGGTGCTGTCGTTGCTTTGA
- the mxcH gene encoding TonB-dependent siderophore myxochelin receptor MxcH — translation MTFLADPAPHPVSTRARPRWTVLLGALVLSLPAAAQEPTPPAAAPAPVGKGELAGRMRPCEGGDLGQSEVWLLDANERVTTLRADAQGRFLAKDLVPGAYVMHAYVPGCEPQSYRVQVAPGERAEVDAALTESVTLETTIEVTGRTLSRGEERTLSAEAVQVVELEAARQQTADLGEVLSRNSGVSVQRTGGLGSASRFSLNGFSGEQVRFFLDGIPLDMAGFGLGLANVPVNLLKRVEVYRGVVPVRFGADALGGAVNLVSSDGDEPNGASVSLQAGSFGTYRGSLSGHYKLGESGLFLKGHAFGDLARNDYEVDVEVADESGRLRPASLPRFHDGFAAGGFGLEVGVVETPFAERLSLRVFGTRARKELQNNVVMTVPYGEARSAEESHGALATWAHKGLLSGKLRLEAVGGYSRRDTDFRDLATFVYDWYGNRGVERRQPGELGNQPVDQVVEQESALARLHAAYELSSAQTLRFSFAPTFVARGGEDRLTRGTGQRDPLSAQRDLFTGVGGLEHELVLGDGTLKNVLFIKGYLMRSSSEEVLPGNVFRRQDQSTEHLGFGESLRLFLPRGVLAKASYEYATRLPGPDELFGDGVLVLSNLGLKPEVSHNINLEFSLADLRTGVGSFRGSVGGFARLADELIVPLGDATNVSYQNVFSARSLGVEASAGWSVPGEWLSLDANGTWQDFRNAGGAGAYAEFEGDRIPNRPWLFANVTARVERQSLLHAGDTATFNVTSRYVHGFYRGWESQGLREYKQEIAAQLTHSLGLSYTRPGPVTLGGTLEVLNVTDEKTYDFFGVQRPGRALSFKLTADF, via the coding sequence ATGACGTTCCTCGCCGACCCCGCCCCACACCCTGTCTCGACTCGCGCCCGGCCTCGATGGACGGTGCTTCTGGGCGCCCTGGTCCTGTCGCTCCCCGCCGCGGCGCAGGAGCCCACGCCTCCCGCGGCCGCTCCGGCTCCGGTGGGGAAGGGTGAGCTTGCCGGACGGATGCGTCCGTGCGAGGGCGGAGACCTGGGCCAGTCCGAGGTGTGGCTGCTCGATGCGAACGAGCGCGTCACGACGCTGCGGGCGGATGCGCAGGGGCGGTTCCTGGCCAAGGACCTGGTGCCCGGCGCCTATGTCATGCACGCGTATGTGCCCGGCTGCGAGCCCCAGTCCTATCGCGTCCAGGTCGCCCCGGGAGAGCGCGCGGAAGTGGACGCGGCGCTCACCGAGAGCGTCACGTTGGAGACCACCATCGAGGTGACGGGCAGGACGCTGAGCCGGGGCGAGGAGCGCACGCTGTCCGCCGAGGCCGTCCAGGTGGTGGAGCTCGAGGCGGCGCGGCAGCAGACGGCGGACCTGGGGGAGGTGCTCAGCCGCAACAGCGGGGTCAGCGTGCAGCGGACGGGAGGGCTCGGCTCCGCCAGCCGCTTCTCGCTCAACGGCTTCTCGGGGGAGCAGGTCCGCTTCTTCCTGGATGGCATCCCGCTGGACATGGCCGGCTTCGGGCTGGGGCTCGCCAATGTGCCGGTGAACCTGCTCAAGCGTGTGGAGGTCTATCGCGGCGTCGTCCCCGTGCGCTTCGGCGCCGATGCGCTGGGGGGCGCGGTCAACCTCGTCTCCTCGGATGGCGATGAGCCGAATGGGGCCTCCGTCTCGTTGCAGGCGGGTTCATTCGGCACGTACCGGGGCTCGCTGTCGGGGCACTACAAGCTGGGCGAATCGGGGCTCTTCCTGAAGGGACACGCCTTCGGAGACCTGGCCCGCAACGACTACGAGGTGGACGTGGAGGTCGCCGACGAATCCGGTCGTCTGCGGCCCGCGAGCCTGCCGCGCTTCCATGATGGCTTCGCCGCGGGAGGCTTCGGCCTGGAGGTGGGCGTGGTGGAGACGCCATTCGCGGAGCGGCTCTCGCTGCGCGTGTTCGGCACACGTGCCCGCAAGGAACTTCAGAACAACGTGGTGATGACCGTTCCCTACGGCGAGGCGCGCTCCGCCGAGGAGAGCCATGGGGCCCTGGCGACGTGGGCCCACAAGGGGCTCCTGTCCGGCAAGCTGCGCTTGGAAGCGGTGGGTGGCTACAGCCGCCGCGACACGGACTTCCGCGACCTGGCGACGTTCGTCTACGACTGGTACGGCAACAGGGGCGTGGAGCGCCGCCAGCCGGGCGAACTGGGCAACCAACCCGTGGACCAGGTCGTCGAGCAGGAGAGTGCCCTGGCGCGTCTCCATGCGGCCTATGAGCTCTCCTCGGCGCAGACGCTGCGCTTCTCCTTCGCGCCGACCTTCGTGGCGCGTGGAGGCGAGGACCGGCTCACTCGGGGAACCGGCCAGAGGGACCCGCTCAGCGCGCAGCGGGACTTGTTCACGGGCGTCGGGGGGCTCGAGCACGAGCTCGTCCTGGGCGATGGAACGCTCAAGAACGTGCTCTTCATCAAGGGCTACCTGATGCGCTCGTCGTCGGAGGAGGTGCTCCCGGGCAACGTCTTCCGGCGGCAGGACCAGTCCACGGAGCACCTGGGCTTCGGCGAGAGCCTCCGCCTCTTCCTCCCGCGGGGCGTGTTGGCGAAGGCCTCCTACGAATACGCCACGCGTCTTCCGGGGCCGGACGAGCTGTTCGGCGACGGAGTCCTCGTGCTCTCCAACCTGGGGCTCAAGCCCGAGGTGAGCCACAACATCAACCTGGAGTTCTCGTTGGCGGACCTGCGCACGGGCGTGGGCAGCTTCCGGGGAAGCGTGGGCGGCTTCGCGCGGCTCGCCGATGAGCTCATCGTCCCGCTGGGGGACGCCACCAACGTGAGCTACCAGAACGTCTTCTCCGCGCGCTCGCTGGGCGTCGAGGCCTCCGCGGGCTGGTCGGTGCCGGGAGAGTGGCTGTCCCTCGACGCGAACGGCACCTGGCAGGACTTCCGCAACGCGGGCGGCGCGGGCGCCTATGCGGAGTTCGAGGGCGACAGAATCCCGAACCGTCCCTGGCTCTTCGCCAACGTCACCGCGAGGGTGGAGCGCCAGTCGCTCCTCCACGCCGGTGACACCGCGACGTTCAACGTCACCTCCCGCTACGTCCACGGGTTCTACCGGGGATGGGAGAGCCAGGGGCTGCGCGAGTACAAGCAGGAGATCGCCGCGCAGCTCACACACTCCCTGGGCCTCTCGTACACGAGGCCCGGCCCCGTCACCCTGGGCGGGACGCTCGAGGTGCTCAACGTGACGGACGAGAAGACCTACGACTTCTTCGGCGTCCAGCGTCCCGGCCGCGCGCTGTCCTTCAAGCTCACCGCGGATTTCTGA
- a CDS encoding AAA family ATPase, with the protein MRIAFSGTHRVGKTTLVEELSDLLPNYATVDEPYAELEEEGYEFASPPSVEDFEAQLARSIDTLGDNSTRPDVLFDRCPVDFIGYLQAHEDSEAFDLDEWLPRVRGALQSLDLIVWVGIEQPDRIALSSSEDEDLRLAVDEKLRELLLDDPYALEVEVLVVEGAPRARAKQVLQRITQPADTRSRSSPSSSDT; encoded by the coding sequence ATGCGAATCGCTTTCTCCGGAACCCACCGTGTGGGGAAGACCACGCTCGTGGAGGAGCTGTCCGACCTCCTTCCCAACTACGCGACCGTGGATGAGCCCTACGCCGAGTTGGAGGAGGAGGGCTACGAGTTCGCGTCGCCCCCATCGGTCGAGGACTTCGAGGCGCAGCTCGCCAGGTCCATCGACACCTTGGGAGACAACAGCACCCGGCCCGATGTGTTGTTCGACCGCTGCCCCGTGGACTTCATCGGCTACCTTCAGGCCCACGAGGACTCCGAGGCCTTCGACCTGGATGAATGGCTGCCGCGCGTGCGCGGTGCGCTCCAGTCGCTCGACTTGATTGTGTGGGTCGGCATCGAGCAACCGGACCGGATTGCCCTCTCCTCCTCGGAGGACGAGGACCTGCGCCTCGCGGTGGACGAGAAGCTCCGGGAACTCCTCCTGGATGACCCCTATGCGCTCGAAGTCGAGGTGCTCGTGGTCGAAGGGGCTCCACGCGCCCGCGCGAAACAGGTCCTCCAGCGCATCACTCAACCGGCCGACACCCGGAGCAGGTCTTCGCCTTCTTCGTCCGACACCTGA
- a CDS encoding PepSY-associated TM helix domain-containing protein encodes MRLKAGTYRVLWEAHAWAGATASVLLVGMFLLGVISLFRHELEPWQDPRLRTPVAVDDARTMATLQEWMDTRVASGTAPTSLNVVLPAPYAPWMWLGWKEKDGADVAVRVHPLTGAQAPEHSDLSEFLFWMHFLYPLPGGMFIAGLVATVLLLVVVTGLFLQLGRFRRELVRFRPREALRTAWGDLHKVLGSVGLPFQAVMAWTAAIIALNATVLQPVMVHTAFDGDVDAGYASTGYPRPLKRSGEAAPAPRMAAVLEQARAALPDVRHYRFAIRNLGDAQGFVDVRGYARQGLHDFTSVRVSRAGEVLNVREAGGPGPTAWLLEGAYVLHSGLYAGMGLRLVYALLGILSALCVLTGNLIWLERRARGMRPVDVGLARLTAGGFGGAAFALAAVFLANQLLPDSLSNRPQWEHATFYVAWCLCVLGAPLYPRANEWAYGLLALAGGILFVLPWLDAWRHGRPVLAPAGSPYLFFADVGFLVLGAVFLGSAWVVHRMAPRERGEGVSALNVPAHEQP; translated from the coding sequence ATGAGGCTCAAGGCTGGGACGTACCGCGTGCTCTGGGAAGCCCATGCCTGGGCGGGGGCAACGGCGTCGGTGCTGCTCGTCGGCATGTTCCTGCTTGGGGTCATCTCCTTGTTCCGGCACGAACTGGAGCCGTGGCAGGACCCGCGGTTGAGGACACCCGTCGCCGTGGATGATGCGCGGACCATGGCCACGCTCCAGGAGTGGATGGACACGCGCGTGGCGAGCGGCACGGCGCCCACCAGTCTCAACGTCGTGCTGCCCGCGCCCTATGCCCCGTGGATGTGGCTTGGGTGGAAGGAGAAGGACGGCGCGGACGTCGCCGTGCGGGTGCACCCACTGACGGGAGCGCAGGCGCCGGAGCACAGCGACCTGTCCGAGTTCCTGTTCTGGATGCACTTCCTCTATCCGCTCCCGGGCGGGATGTTCATCGCGGGGCTCGTGGCCACGGTGCTGCTGCTGGTGGTGGTGACGGGCCTGTTCCTCCAACTCGGCCGCTTTCGCCGCGAGCTCGTGCGGTTCCGTCCCCGCGAGGCCCTGCGCACCGCGTGGGGAGACCTCCACAAAGTCCTGGGCAGCGTGGGCCTGCCCTTCCAGGCCGTGATGGCGTGGACCGCGGCCATCATCGCCCTCAACGCCACCGTGCTTCAGCCCGTCATGGTGCACACGGCCTTCGATGGAGACGTCGACGCGGGTTATGCGTCCACGGGCTACCCGCGTCCGCTCAAGCGCTCGGGAGAGGCCGCGCCGGCGCCGAGGATGGCCGCCGTGCTCGAGCAGGCGCGCGCCGCGCTGCCGGATGTCCGCCACTATCGCTTCGCCATCCGCAACCTGGGAGATGCCCAGGGCTTCGTCGATGTGAGGGGCTACGCGCGCCAGGGGCTCCATGACTTCACCTCCGTCCGCGTCTCACGCGCGGGCGAGGTGTTGAACGTGCGCGAGGCAGGTGGGCCTGGCCCCACGGCGTGGCTGTTGGAGGGCGCGTATGTGCTTCATTCGGGGCTCTACGCCGGGATGGGGCTGCGGCTGGTGTACGCGCTGCTCGGCATCCTCAGCGCCCTCTGCGTCCTGACGGGCAACCTCATCTGGTTGGAGCGGCGCGCGCGTGGGATGCGGCCGGTGGACGTGGGGCTCGCGCGGCTCACGGCGGGCGGCTTCGGTGGAGCGGCGTTCGCGCTCGCGGCCGTGTTCCTGGCCAACCAGCTCCTGCCTGATTCCCTGTCGAACCGGCCCCAGTGGGAGCACGCGACGTTCTACGTCGCATGGTGCCTCTGCGTGCTGGGCGCCCCGCTGTATCCGCGCGCCAACGAGTGGGCCTATGGGTTGTTGGCCCTCGCCGGTGGAATCCTCTTCGTGCTGCCGTGGCTGGACGCCTGGCGCCATGGCCGGCCGGTCCTGGCCCCGGCGGGGTCGCCCTATCTGTTCTTCGCGGACGTGGGGTTCCTTGTCCTCGGCGCGGTGTTCCTCGGGTCGGCGTGGGTCGTTCACCGCATGGCTCCGCGCGAGCGGGGCGAAGGGGTGTCCGCGCTGAATGTGCCCGCCCATGAGCAGCCGTGA
- a CDS encoding DUF808 domain-containing protein: MAGSSLFALIDDIATILDDVAILTKVAAKKTAGVLGDDLALNAQQVTGVNADRELPVVWAVAKGSLVNKAILVPAALAISALVPWLVTPLLMVGGAFLCFEGFEKLAHKFLHSEEEDQEHRAELREALANPSVDLVALEKDKIKGAVRTDFILSAEIIAITLGTVAAATFATRVTVLVGIALIMTVGVYGLVAGIVKLDDAGLYLSRQAGAFQRNLGGGILRAAPMLMKFLSVAGTAAMFLVGGGILVHGISGLHHAEESFTAWASTAPGVGSVLGGLASMLLNAVVGLGTGAVTVLLFTVGKKMMKKDKSAK; this comes from the coding sequence ATGGCAGGCAGCAGTCTATTTGCGCTCATCGACGACATCGCGACCATCCTGGATGACGTCGCCATCCTGACGAAGGTGGCGGCGAAAAAGACGGCGGGCGTGCTTGGAGACGACCTGGCGCTCAACGCCCAGCAGGTGACGGGTGTGAACGCGGACCGCGAGCTGCCGGTGGTGTGGGCGGTGGCGAAGGGCTCGTTGGTCAACAAGGCCATCCTGGTGCCGGCGGCGCTGGCCATCAGCGCGCTGGTGCCCTGGTTGGTGACGCCGCTGTTGATGGTGGGCGGTGCGTTCCTCTGCTTCGAGGGCTTCGAGAAGCTGGCGCACAAGTTCCTGCACAGCGAGGAGGAGGACCAGGAGCACCGCGCCGAGCTGCGTGAGGCCCTGGCGAATCCGAGCGTGGACCTGGTGGCGCTGGAGAAGGACAAGATCAAGGGCGCGGTGCGCACCGACTTCATCCTCTCCGCGGAAATCATCGCCATCACCCTGGGCACGGTGGCGGCGGCGACCTTCGCCACGCGGGTCACCGTCCTGGTGGGCATCGCGCTCATCATGACGGTGGGCGTGTATGGGCTGGTGGCGGGCATCGTGAAGTTGGACGACGCGGGCCTGTACCTGAGCCGCCAGGCCGGGGCCTTCCAGCGCAACCTGGGCGGGGGCATCCTCCGCGCGGCGCCGATGCTGATGAAGTTCCTCTCCGTGGCGGGGACGGCGGCCATGTTCCTGGTGGGCGGCGGCATCCTCGTGCACGGCATCTCCGGGCTGCACCACGCGGAGGAGTCCTTCACCGCCTGGGCCTCGACGGCGCCGGGCGTGGGCAGCGTCCTGGGCGGGCTGGCGTCCATGCTGCTCAACGCCGTGGTGGGACTGGGCACCGGGGCCGTGACGGTCCTCCTCTTCACCGTGGGCAAGAAGATGATGAAGAAGGACAAGAGCGCGAAGTAG
- a CDS encoding radical SAM protein: MSVRIRERHESWGTIVYDNLRDEFSAKVYEGCEPVPQSPIGCGWLVTAPCNLKCIHCYGNDEDLPSERLSTPQQLKVADEIIRAGIMRQILSGGEPLMRKDTLQVIEKLTDNGVATILGTNGTFLTAQMMKTVSKCTRVEISLDSMDERVNNEIRPSRNIKGNTYKETLRAIGLCVDSGVAPRILTCLNRHNSQHVEELAQFIYERGIRDWAISWTLNAGRAYHIYSELMPEETHHVTAVVEKLRLRYPDMQIRLSDRTVNYSRYYFLIWPNGIVGTEEIVTGKKLFFSSLVTGTVKDGWTRENYDWGAHFRKWVGDRVQVIPMETRTALSA, from the coding sequence ATGTCCGTGCGTATCCGAGAGCGTCACGAGAGTTGGGGCACCATCGTGTATGACAACCTTCGCGATGAGTTCTCCGCGAAGGTGTACGAGGGCTGCGAGCCCGTGCCCCAGAGTCCCATTGGGTGTGGCTGGTTGGTGACGGCCCCCTGCAATCTCAAATGCATTCATTGCTATGGCAACGACGAGGACCTGCCGTCCGAGCGGCTCTCCACGCCTCAGCAATTGAAGGTGGCCGACGAAATCATCCGCGCGGGAATCATGCGACAGATTCTCTCGGGCGGTGAGCCGCTGATGCGCAAGGACACCTTGCAGGTCATCGAGAAGCTCACGGACAACGGCGTCGCCACGATTCTGGGGACGAACGGAACGTTCCTGACGGCGCAGATGATGAAGACGGTGTCGAAGTGCACGCGCGTGGAGATCAGCCTCGACTCCATGGATGAGCGCGTGAACAACGAGATTCGTCCCAGCCGCAACATCAAGGGCAATACCTACAAGGAGACGCTCCGGGCCATCGGCCTGTGCGTGGACAGCGGCGTGGCGCCGCGCATCCTGACGTGCCTCAACCGGCACAACAGCCAGCACGTGGAGGAGCTCGCCCAGTTCATCTACGAGCGGGGCATCCGCGACTGGGCCATCTCCTGGACGCTCAACGCGGGCCGCGCGTACCACATCTACAGCGAGCTGATGCCCGAGGAGACCCACCACGTCACCGCCGTCGTGGAGAAGCTCCGCCTGCGCTACCCGGACATGCAGATCCGCCTGTCGGACCGCACCGTCAACTACAGCCGCTACTACTTCCTCATCTGGCCCAACGGCATCGTGGGCACCGAGGAAATCGTCACCGGCAAGAAGCTCTTCTTCAGCTCGCTCGTGACGGGGACGGTGAAGGACGGCTGGACGCGTGAGAACTACGACTGGGGCGCTCACTTCCGCAAGTGGGTGGGAGACCGCGTCCAGGTCATCCCCATGGAAACCCGGACCGCCCTGAGCGCCTAG
- a CDS encoding NUDIX hydrolase encodes MERMDVIDAEGRVVGSAPREQVYGQKLPHRIVHVMVEHDGKVFLQRRSMQMKFMPGHLCTSAGGHVDAGEAPLDAARRELREELGLDSPLSLVAEFVFDDGHHRRIFLYRTRLDGEMRFSEREVVGGLFLAPEELGRLRDEPCHPQLLPCLEHLFPEQAGGARP; translated from the coding sequence ATGGAACGGATGGATGTCATCGATGCCGAGGGGCGCGTGGTGGGCAGCGCCCCTCGTGAGCAGGTCTACGGCCAGAAGCTGCCTCATCGCATCGTGCACGTGATGGTGGAGCACGACGGCAAGGTCTTCCTGCAACGGCGCTCCATGCAGATGAAGTTCATGCCGGGCCACCTATGCACCTCCGCGGGAGGCCACGTCGACGCGGGAGAGGCCCCGCTGGACGCCGCCCGGCGCGAGCTGCGGGAGGAGCTGGGACTGGACAGCCCGCTCTCGCTCGTCGCGGAGTTCGTCTTCGACGACGGGCATCACCGGCGCATCTTCCTGTACCGCACCCGGCTGGACGGGGAGATGCGCTTCTCGGAGCGGGAAGTGGTGGGCGGTCTCTTCCTGGCGCCGGAGGAGCTGGGCCGGCTTCGTGACGAGCCCTGCCATCCTCAACTGCTGCCCTGTCTGGAGCACCTGTTTCCGGAACAGGCCGGCGGCGCCCGGCCGTGA
- a CDS encoding MxcI, which yields MGRNGLSAGLRSFSWGLLASAALVLPACGDDKKSPGDGKEPGVGEEGSLFLVHSAVETNGARMNYFSLVDSLDQPKTLDYSKSLELPGRPRLYAAAGMDFFAIGSGESPTITRYEVRNGAFVAGTPMSLHQLGVRALGSNAVLFISPTKAYYKDDAQAQIIVWNPAEMRVLKTLPLPKEFVKTGYVTSVSGWASRAGEAFFAVGWSSRTYDSVLPGTNLVRIDTTTDEITWHADPRCRNITETGQIGDTLYFFSGVINGLGYAVKGAEDGGQQDCILRVSAGRQRFDEDYVGSLAPGLGAKQFGAIISVTDDGMAWAQVADTNITPTAPGTTYLEWFNKGWSWWRVPLATLQNPVRVEGEPGAYSGFTLTSGEDFFISQSAADYSTSTLMELSSGTPKASVSFPGFVLDVARIR from the coding sequence ATGGGCCGCAATGGACTGAGTGCCGGACTGAGGAGCTTCTCGTGGGGGCTCCTCGCGAGCGCCGCCCTGGTGCTGCCCGCGTGTGGGGACGACAAGAAGTCCCCGGGCGATGGCAAGGAGCCTGGGGTGGGAGAAGAGGGCTCGCTGTTCCTGGTGCACTCGGCCGTCGAGACGAACGGCGCCCGGATGAACTACTTCTCCTTGGTGGACTCGCTGGACCAGCCCAAGACGCTGGACTACTCGAAGTCGCTGGAGCTTCCCGGACGCCCCCGGCTCTATGCGGCGGCCGGAATGGACTTCTTCGCCATCGGGTCGGGTGAGTCTCCCACCATCACCCGCTATGAGGTGCGCAACGGCGCGTTCGTGGCGGGCACGCCCATGTCGCTCCACCAGCTGGGCGTTCGCGCGTTGGGCTCCAACGCGGTGCTCTTCATCAGCCCGACGAAGGCCTACTACAAGGACGACGCCCAGGCGCAGATCATCGTCTGGAACCCGGCCGAGATGCGCGTGTTGAAGACGCTCCCCTTGCCGAAGGAGTTCGTGAAGACGGGCTACGTCACCAGCGTGAGCGGGTGGGCCAGCCGCGCCGGCGAGGCGTTCTTCGCGGTGGGGTGGTCCTCCCGGACGTATGACTCGGTCCTCCCCGGGACGAACCTCGTTCGCATCGACACCACGACGGACGAGATTACGTGGCACGCGGACCCGCGCTGCCGGAACATCACGGAGACGGGGCAGATTGGCGACACGCTCTACTTCTTCAGCGGCGTCATCAATGGCCTGGGCTACGCGGTGAAGGGGGCGGAGGACGGCGGGCAGCAGGACTGCATCCTCCGTGTCTCGGCGGGGCGGCAGCGCTTCGACGAGGACTATGTCGGCTCGCTCGCTCCGGGCCTGGGCGCGAAGCAGTTTGGCGCCATCATCTCCGTGACGGATGACGGCATGGCGTGGGCCCAGGTCGCCGATACGAACATCACGCCCACCGCGCCGGGCACGACCTATCTCGAGTGGTTCAACAAGGGCTGGAGCTGGTGGCGCGTGCCGCTGGCGACGCTGCAGAACCCCGTCCGCGTGGAGGGGGAGCCCGGGGCGTACAGCGGTTTCACGCTCACGTCCGGAGAGGACTTCTTCATCAGCCAGAGCGCGGCGGACTATTCCACCTCCACGCTGATGGAGCTGAGCTCCGGGACACCCAAGGCGAGCGTGTCCTTCCCGGGCTTCGTCCTGGACGTCGCGCGCATCCGCTGA
- a CDS encoding FadR/GntR family transcriptional regulator: MSSSSRQKPQRAAEVVLEALCIAIFDGKLAEGDPLPPERVLAETHGVSRIIVRQAVHTLVDAGLVEARQGGASRVLDVAAADARALELLFRYGSRLRGGGARLRADLVEYRHLYVVMTLDAAHRKATDDERRALLVLVEECPVQPSDARARQLEADFWRHVTSMGRNQIMRMEMALWERWADPNAPLEGKSDELRWFYQVLAKQLLAHQDPVPYYLATIRPTFAAASR, translated from the coding sequence GTGTCCAGCTCGTCCCGCCAGAAGCCGCAGCGCGCAGCAGAGGTCGTGCTCGAGGCGCTGTGCATCGCCATCTTCGACGGCAAGCTCGCGGAAGGAGACCCGTTGCCTCCGGAGCGGGTCCTCGCGGAGACCCACGGCGTGTCACGCATCATCGTGCGTCAGGCGGTGCACACGCTCGTGGACGCGGGGCTCGTCGAAGCGCGGCAGGGTGGGGCGTCACGGGTGCTGGATGTCGCCGCGGCGGATGCGCGGGCGCTCGAGCTGCTCTTCCGCTACGGCTCCCGGCTCCGGGGCGGGGGCGCCCGGCTCCGGGCGGACCTGGTCGAGTACCGGCACCTGTACGTGGTGATGACACTCGACGCCGCGCACCGGAAGGCGACCGACGACGAGCGGCGTGCCTTGCTCGTGCTCGTGGAGGAATGTCCCGTGCAGCCCTCCGATGCGCGGGCCCGCCAGCTCGAAGCCGACTTCTGGCGGCACGTCACCTCGATGGGCCGGAATCAAATCATGCGGATGGAGATGGCCCTCTGGGAGCGCTGGGCCGACCCGAACGCCCCGCTCGAGGGAAAGTCCGACGAGCTGCGCTGGTTCTACCAGGTGCTCGCCAAGCAGCTGCTGGCCCACCAGGACCCGGTTCCCTACTACCTCGCGACCATTCGCCCGACCTTCGCGGCGGCCTCCCGCTGA